The DNA window ACGTCATGCTCCGGGCCGGATGAACTTCCTGATTGACGCTCAGCTCCCTCCAGCATTAGCCCGTCTTATCATATCTCTCGGCCATGGAGCCGTTCACGTCGAAGAAATAGGCATACTCCTCGCAACGGACCAGACGATCTGGAACTACGCCGTTTTCAATGCCAAGGTCATTATCACAAAGGATGAAGACTTTAAAAATATTCTTTTACTTGCTTCTCCGCCGGTAACGCCCGTCGTCTGGGTCCGGATCGGCAACTGCTCCAACGCGGCACTCGTCCGGTGGTTTCAGCCCCTGTTCTCTCAAGTGATCGCCAACCTTGACCAAGGTGAGCGGCTCATTGAGTTATATTAGGCCCTCGCCCAACGTCGACCCACTCCGCGTAGAATTGTTACCCGGTAGATCACCGGCTTGCATACAGGCTCCAAAGAACGACCCGCAGGTTCCTTCTTGAGGGCCTGTCGCGCATTGCTGCGAATGGGCATATCGCAGGCGAGAATCGGTTCTTCCGTCTGGGAGTGGTCGAGGGCAATGTGCTAACGGTACGATTTTCGTATAGGAAAAAGCGGATCCGTATGTATGGAGCAGGCTACTGGAGGCAAGGGAGAAAACGCTATGAGCAAGAAAATCACATACACCGATAAGCGGTTGGCCATGGGGGAACGTGTCACGGATTTTCTGCCGCCACCAGCGATGGCCCTTGGCCGCCGCCTTCTCGTCGACACCGATCCGCCGCACGACCGTCCGCACTTTGCGCTGCCTGCCCCGCGTGACCGCGCGCTCCA is part of the Nitrospiraceae bacterium genome and encodes:
- a CDS encoding DUF5615 family PIN-like protein gives rise to the protein MNFLIDAQLPPALARLIISLGHGAVHVEEIGILLATDQTIWNYAVFNAKVIITKDEDFKNILLLASPPVTPVVWVRIGNCSNAALVRWFQPLFSQVIANLDQGERLIELY
- a CDS encoding transposase family protein, with translation MQDTALYQYLLSLKSPWTVSCVNLDVTEQRVDVWAEHAGDATWTCPHCAEPLPLYDHAEERTWRHLDSCQFQTYLHARIPRVACDEHGVVQILVPWAEPRSRFTLLFERLAIDVLRQCDVSGATRILRISWDEAWGLMERAVTRGRQRKVRTVVRRIGVDEKAAAKGHRWWRQKIRDTFPHGQPLIGVCDFLAHSVFSLASSSLLHTYGSAFSYTKIVPLAHCPRPLPDGRTDSRLRYAHSQQCATGPQEGTCGSFFGACMQAGDLPGNNSTRSGSTLGEGLI